CCGGGTCATCAACCCCTGTTATCCTTCGACCGTTACCCAACACCATACAACATTTTATCGATAAACTCGAAATGAGCTGAGGCACGCAAATTAGGATGAGTTAGGTATAACAAAACCGCAATATTTGtagcacagaaaaaaaaacaaaaaaattaagagttgaattaaattttaaatattagtTGTAGCAAATGatcaaagcaaaaaaagaatcGAGAACACGCATTAGTGAAAGTTAAGCCATTGAGCCCAGCAATTAAACAGCCCGAAGAAACGTCGACGTCCAATTTTGTGGAGAACCACCACCATTACGCTGTCAAGATGATGAACGAAGCTGCAGCTCTGGCAAATATGATTCCCTACGACACAATTGGACTCTACGAGCAGCCCAAGCCCCGATTCATTTTCAAGATGCCCCGTGTGGTGCCCGACCAGAAGTCCAAGTTCGAGAGCGATGAGCTGTTTCGCCGTTTGTCGAGGGAGAGTGAAATTCGTTATACGGGATATCGGGAGCGATCCATTGAAGAGCGACAAGTGAGATTCCTTAACGGCTGCCGCGAGGGCCACACAGAGACAAGCTTTGTGGCATCGGGCACCAATCTTCAGTTGGTGTTCAATGCAAATCAGAATCCCTACCTGCACGACAAGGAGTGCGATTTTGAAAAGGAACATGGCAAGGTGCATATCAAATCGTACTTTATTATGAACGGTGTATGTGTGCGTTTTCGTGGCTGGCTGGATCTGGAAAGGTTGGACGGCGTGGGATGTCTAGAGTACGACGAGCGTCGCGCCATGCACGAGGATGCCATTCTTCGCGACCAGATCGATCGTTATAATCAGCGGCTTCGCGAATTTGAGGATACCAAGCGAGCCTATCGCGACAATCGCCAGGATGAGATGGAGGCGGTACGACGGGGTGTCGCTTCTGGCGGAATTGGTGTAGGAGCCAGTATGTGGCGACGTTAGTTAGACCTTTGGACGGCAACTGTGCCGTCCCAGTCGCCGCAGCAAGAGACTCAATTTGCAAATAATACTCAATATTTTATGGAAAACTGAAAATGCTCCAGTCTTTCGCCGTTGAACAGTCCACAAACCGGGATTGGATCTGATTACGTGCAACTATGCTAAGATTATGATATGCTCtcgaatatatatgtatttacttgTACTTCTGTATGCTCTTAGTCCGTAGGAATATTCTGTAGCTTTTACCTAATGTATGCTTTTATGGTATTAATCCCAAAATCTTACAGTTAATGTCAAACATAATTGACAAATATTATACTATAAATaactaataaatatttacGTGTAATCGTTCTGGCATTTTTATTATGACAAATTGCGAATTCTCCCGCAAGGGCTTAGTCATTAAGAACCACAGATTTAGAATGAGTCTTGTCGAATTTTATAACTTAATAACTATAAATAGTTTTGGAAGAGTTTGAGCGAATCAAATCAACCGCCGTTCAGTATAAAATTTCCGAGTCGGGATGAGATTAATGTAGATGTTGTATAAAGTTTATTAACGTTTATAGATATAATAATGTGTATGCCATATGCTTAGAGGCGTAATTCTAAAGGCTAAAAGTTAAATTTGCGTATATAAGGGGACTCGTCGCTTGGCGGGAGAAGAGGGGACAGTAGAACGCAAGTCAATATCAAGAGCGTTTGTCCGCTTAGCGGAATTGCAGATTGGAAATACGCAAACCGATGCAATCCTTACCGATCTGGCTTACCTCACATACCGTGCATAGACGGCCCTTGTACTGTGGCTCATATGAGGATCCACAGAAGGGACACGTCACCTCGGGCTTGCCACGATAAATCGGCTTCCAACTAATGCCACAGATATTGAATGGGTTGAACTCTTCGTACTGCAGCTGGTGCTCATCTATGGGATTCACTTCGCACGCTTGTAGAATTTTACGCACTTGTTGCGCTACGTCCGGTCTAGGGGCCAGCTCCAGCAGACGACGGGCAAATGATGCAGCCGTCTTGTAGTTCTTCAGTTTGAAGAACATATTGAGGGCAGTGCGCAGGGTAAGAATTTGGTGAACAGGCTGCAGTTTACAATGGGTGAAATAGGCGGCCATTTCGCAGATGCGCTTCTGCTCCTCCAGGGTAGATTTGGGCATGCCCTTTCGGTCGGTTTCCATTTTAAGACCCACAATATATTCTGAACAGATCTTGAGCAGCTGTTGAGCCTCGGCGGTATCCAGCTTGGTTTCCACCACTAAAAGCGGTATACTGATCAATATGGAATGGAACTTTTCAATGGCCTCAGTGAATTTGCCAGATGTGGTCAACTGATAGCCAGCCTGCAGACGGGCCACCAGATCATTAAGTTTAATACCCAGTGCCGGGCGCTGAAGCTTTACATTGGTCTCCCCAAAGTTACGTAGCGGGTAGCCGGAAAGTGATTCCAGATTCGGATTGGCTGTGTAGCTAGTGCGCGAGCAGGCGTAGCTATGCAGGAAGAGGGTCTTGAATGGCTTAAAATTGACCACGCCCAACTGGTCGTTGAGCAACCGGAAGGCGCTTTCAAAAGAGCCAGCCTTGATGTGATCCAAAACCAAAGGTGAATTGTTGGCCCATTGCTGTGCCGGCGACAATCCCTTGTTTGGCGCTGCATAGTAATTACTGTCCAGAGCAGAGGCTTTTATCTTGGATGCCAACTCTTCTGGCACCACTAAGTCGTCGTCGCCCACATCCCAGCCGGCGCCATCTTCACCACCACCGCCCTGTGGATCGTCGGTGCTGAGAGCGTCATGCATTTCGTCATCGCCGTCTTCATCCAAACCCAAATCAGCGTCGGCTCCCCAGCCATCGCCGCCTCCATTGTGCTCATCCAATACAGCGGCATCGGCATTTATATTGAGGGCTTGACGGGCTGTGGCACTGGTGCCTGCGCGGGTGACCATGGCGCCTTCGAAGAAGCCCTTGGATACAGACAGCAGTGGCCAGTTCGTTTCCAGCTGTTGAATGGGCACTGGCGGCTGAAGCAATTGCGCATTGTCGTTTACTTCGGGCAAGCTATGCCCCTGGTCGGTAATGGCTGTGCCTAGCGACTCGGTTAGCTCCTCTAGACCGTGAGTGGCTGCCGTCAGATAGGCCAAGGAGAGTTGTCCACAGTTCTTGAGAATGTTAACACGCTCGCGGACATCGCCAAGCAACAGGGCTCCCTGATATTGGGCCGACACATCCTTTCGGATCTCGGCAATCTTGTTCATCTTCTTAAGCTTTTCTAGATTGCCAGTAATTAGATAGAGAAAGCTTAGCTTGTCAAAGTTCTTGGTGCGCTGGTAGCACATTTCGACCACCTGGTGATTGCCCTGCAACAAGCCAGCCTGTCCCAGACGGTCCCAGCAATTCTTGTCATCCAGGGCTTTGGCAGCTTCCAGGGCAATCTCAATGTTGCCGCACTCCAGCGCCAATCCGAATCGCGTTTTTTCGTCTTTAACGAAATGCAATGCCACCTCTGGATAACCCTTCTGCTGCAGATAGGCAATAATACTTTGGCCAACCAAACGCGCATTACGCACCATGTGAAGAACCTCATCATATTTACGTTGAATCAGGGCTAACTTGAACTTGTATTCCGTGGGGTCGATATGCAACACGCGGGTGCGGCACTCGCGATCCAAACAGAACACCTGAGTTCCCTTAACTCGTGTTAAGTAAATGGGCAAATCCAAGGTGCGAATGATGCCGTGATCACCATTGGTAATGGCATATTTAATGTGGTTGCTTGTTGTATAGATAAATACGCCCGACTCATCCCATGCTCCCGACTTGACCCGGCAATTTTCTTGAACCGTACACAGATACTGCAGGCGGCGGTCACAAATCGTCACCGAATGCTTGCAGAGCAGCGCAACCAGCGACATATCTGGCGACCAGACCACATAGCGGCATTTGGCCAATTTGATGCTGCCCACCGAGACCAGGCGCTGCACTTCGTAGAGGGTAACAAACTCAGGATCGCGAATGAGTAGCATGCCGGTGCCTGCATAGAAGATTTCCTCACAGAAGGTTGGTATCTTCTTGGTCACCTCGTTTTTAAAGTTCTTGATAACCAGCTGCTGATTGCGGTCAAGCACAGCAAAACGATTACGGGCAACCCAGATTGCCGTAATGCCAGAGCTACGCTTACTGTCCGATTCAGTTTGACTATCGGTATCCTTGGGTATCTGGCAGAGATCGTAGGTGCTGTTCTCCAGATTGTTAGTACGTGTGCATATTAAAACGGCGTTTAGAGCTGGATTGTAGGACATGCTGTAGACCGGTGACTTGCCTGGACGCAGCTGCATCACAACCGTGTCCTTGGTTGTGGTAAAATCTAATTTGCGAAGGAATCGATCCTTAACATAGTACAGCATGTTGCCATGGACGGCATACGCGGGGCGCTCTCGTTCCAATTTAAAGACAACCATTCCtgaaatgcaaacaaattatatgaaaaattttccaGAAGCTTGTTCTGCAATTGATTGCCCACCTCCATCATGACCAGCAGCGAACAGGTTGAGAGTAGGATGGGCTGTCAGAATCCAGAAACGCTCATTATCTCGACGGAATGTGAATAGACACTGACGTTTGGTCATATCCCAGACGCGAATACTACGATCCTCGCCATTGGAAATAATCAGATCTTGACGGGGATGGAATAGCACACTAGACACATTGTTGTAGTGGCCGCGGCAGGTATCAACCTCCCATGCCTTGTATTCATTCATCCGCCACAGTTTAACCAGGCGATCATCGGCACCCGACACAATCAGGGGTAAAGTGGGATGGAAACTGGCCCAGTTTACACCACGATCATGGCCCTCGAGAACATGTTTGACAACAGCGTCCGCCTGCCCAAAGAGATCAGTAGCTCCTGGATGACCCTTCAAATGATCATCCAAGCCGCCAGGACCTGGAGCCACATTCTTTTTGCGCAATCCGGAAATGTCCCAAACTCGTACTGTCTGATCCAATGATGCCGAGACAATCTGATCCTCTGTAGGATGAAACTGGGCACACATCACATAATGATTATGTCCAGTCAGCACACAGATGCAGTTGCGTGACTGCCAATTCCAAATTCGTATTGTCTGATCATCGGAGGCGCTCAGTATCCATGGATACTCGTGATGGAACGCTACAGTCCGGACATAATCCAAATGTGCCAGTAGGGTGAAGATACAACGACGCTGCTTGTAATTCCAAACCTTGATTTTATAGTCATCGCCGCCAGATACAAATAGCGGCATCTGCTGATGAAATGCTACGCCCCGAACCGGCCCATCGTGTTCATCGAACTTTTCTAGCAGTGTATGCATACGATAGTCCCACAATTGGATGACGCCACTATGTAAGCTGGTTAAGATCCATGGCCGTTTCGGGTGGAACGACAAACCCTTTACTCGAGCCGACTTGGACTCGAAATTGGTCAACATGTTGGCAATTATTGTCTTCGAATAAAATGTACTATGTTTCTCTATCGCTATCTCTGTTCCTCAGGTGTCGTGTCCTAGTCTTCGGCTTTTCGTCTACTTTGCCCAATTAAAGCAATATACTTCTTTTCTATAATGGAAATTTGAAGAAGAGAAAATGCCCGAACTGTTTAATGTATTGTTTCCAATATTATTCacaatttaattaacaaacCATTCAATTACAAATGTGACACGTCAATTGGGCTGCAAAAATCTAGCAGTGTTGGCAATAGTGTTGTTGATATAGAGCTGCCAGTTGATAATTATGCTGACAGCTGACCACAGAACGTTACCAGTACTGCCAGACCGTTTTGGCTATTTATGATATTTATGAGATAAAACTACTTTGGTCACATTGATTGTGGGTGGATCGGAAATCTGGTCACACTGTTACTaagtaaacaatttattttgtattgttttcGTTTGTGGTGGAACTGGAAAACAATGACATTAGCCCATCGGGCACTTTTCACATGGTTCATTGTCCTTGTGTTCCTAATTTTGTTATGCTTACGGCTGGATCCGCGCACAACATGGAACTGGTTTGTCACTTTTACGCCGCTTTGGTTCTTCGACTGTATCCTCATCATCTATGTGATTATAAAGTTTATTCGCAAATGGCGTAACTTAAATAGGCTAGCAGATCTTTTACTGCTCTATAAATGGAATATTGCCGGGGTGTTGCTGACAATCACATCTCAGGTGATGATATGTCTGACCCTCGAGTACCCACAGCAGATACCCATCTATTTCACAATGACTCCACTATGTCTTCTCTTAACTACAGCGATAGTCTATGTGGGCAGCCGACTAGGAAAGCGTGAGGGATGGCTTATATGATTAAACCgtttaattgtaaatttataGATCAATAATTAagcatatttattttaagaagaaatttgtaaataaatcaaaaaccaTATTTGCTCTGTGTCACACGTCGTGTGTTCCTGTTGGCCGACCACATGGCTTGTAGTTCAGCCTCATTGGCCTTGGCCTTGTGGGCCAGATAAGTTATTTGATGTTTACGTCTTGTGCCCGCCACAGGCTCTTCGTCTGTAAGCACGCCTGTGGGTTGGAACGTTGTGGATGAAGCCAAAGCGGTTCGCATCCATTCTTCACGATTGGGGTGGACTTCAGAACCAGAAATTTCGATGACTTGCATTCCCTTTGCTTCCTTACGCCGCCTCTTAGCATTTTTACCCACCAATGCATCCATTGCTTCGGCGTTAAGTTGCACGTCACGATTGCGGGCTTGAATTTGTCGCAGATGATGTTCATTTTCAGCCTGACGATCGTGTTCTTGTGACTCTTCCTCGGGGACCTGTCGTTCTGTCACATTTTCCAGATATTTATTACTGGCCTCAGCCATTCTAGCAGCACGCTTTGCTACCAATGCATTAATCTCATTGCTGCTAACCTCTGGGAGACGGTGCTCGCTGTTCAGTGAGAAAAAGtctccatcatcatcatcgtcatcaccATCTTCGCTATCGCTAACAGCAACCAACGATGTAGCGGACGGTCGGGCtgtatttgattttttgtgcggagcaataatttttttcacaCCATCAACGGCTTCAGTATTATGGGCAGCTCTGCGCTGCTTCACTGTATCCGGGACAAAGGGAGAGGCCGCTACAGACGTTTTGGTTGCATGAACagtttgtggtttttgtgcGGCCACAGCTAAATCTGTCTTGGAAAAATTACGCTCGGATTTGGCTTGGGGTAATAAACTCAACAGTCCTGATCCTTTGGGTGTATTGGTTTTAACTTCATTTTTCCgggatttcaatttttcagaTATCTCTTTGTCCACATCTGAGAAATCTCTTAGCGAGGGTATGCTGATCTTGACGCTTCTCTTAGTTGGCAATGGTGGAGGCTTTTCCAATTCTTCACTGCCTACCAGAGCAGATGGTTTTTTATGTAGAAACTCATCATCCGCTTCCTCAGCGGTTGCCACAGTTGATCGTGGTGTCGGAAGTGTAGCAAAAACTGACGTCCCTTCTACATTGTCCTCCTCTTCTggactggatgctgcagagacCTTGGGCTTGGGCAATGCCAATGCAAATCGTCCACTCGAAGATTTTAGCTGGTTCAAAGTTACCTCTTGGGGCACgtagtcatcatcatcatcgcttATATGATTTTTTGTACTTTCTGTTACTTTTGATAAAACGGGCTCATCATTTTCGGAATCTTCATCGCTGCTGGCGGCGTAAGCAACAAGAGACATTGCTGTtgcttaaaaatattattaattaatacaATGTTTATAACTCAAAAAGTTTGGTCACACACTAATCGGCATATGGCCATATGGCAACGCCACACAGCTgtcaaaattcaaatttaaatatgttgTTGGAAATATGTACCTGCTGACCTCCACTTTTTTTCAACAGGTAAACCTTCTTAGCCCTTACAATCCCGACAGATGGTCGGTAAGATCATAAAACTATAAACTTCCCGATTTTCAGGTATAATGCAATTACGACCTGTCTCTCAAAATTTGTCGTTACTTTTCCGTATAAGTAGGGCAGCTAATCTGAATAATACATTCAGTTAATATTTGTTCACCGTTTGAAATGCATCACCATCAGAATCTcggagaagcagcagcagccttaTCTGCTATCCATCCACCGCCCTACGAGTCGTTGGTCATGTACGAGCCACCGAAACcttcatttattttcaaaataccgCGTGTGGTTCCTCACCAGAAGTCAAAATTCGAAACCGATGAGCTTTTCCGGCGCCTTAGTCGCGAAAGTGAGGTGCGGTACACAGGCTATAGGGAACGCTCCATTGACGAGCGTCGAATGCGTTTTGTCAACGATTGCCGCAAAGGCTATGCAGAGCTCTCATTTGTGGCTTCTGGTACCAACATACAACTCTACTTCAATGCCAATCACAACCCGTATACACAGGACCAAGAATGTGATTTCGAGAAGGAACGCGGAAAAGTGCATTTGCGTTCTAATTTCATTATGAATGGAGTTTGCGTAAGATTTCGCGGATGGCTGGATCTGGAACGTTTAGATGGAGTAGCCAGCCTGGAGTATGATGAGGAGCGGGCCCTGCATGAAAATGCACAGCTATGTGAGCAGGTTGCGAATTACAATCAACGCATGGTCGAATCAAAACGCATTTATGCCCCCCAAGATGAAGTCCCTGGACGAGGTCCAGTGGGTTGGTAGGTCAATAAGTTCGAAGAATTGTAGACTGTAAGCCAAATATTACAATGAATAAGTACGAGTGCTActgatatttatattttgggAATTGACAATACAGAAGTCAATACCTAAAAACTGGGAACGCCACAAtatactgtttttttttttttttttggctcatatgtacatatgtaggtacaatattattatgttgaattggtttttattttgtttacaaCAAGTTTACAATATCGAATTGTccaaacaataaatatttcttcagAGAGTTTTCATTGGAATAGTTTTAACAACTCTCGATGTCGATTGTCGCAACAAGAATGTGTCGATGAACTTACTGATTTAGAATCGTAGTTTAGACCCTGACGACTTCCAAAAATGTCATCCAAAAATCGTAAATAAGAtctattaattaaaaatgattgaataaaacaaaaaaaaaaaacaaattattaaattgtgtGTTCAAATGCATATAATGTAGTCCTGTTGCATTTGCTGAAGAGGGATGACTGGCTTGGGTACGTTTCCTGGTCCTGGTGGACAGGGTGGAGGCTTCCTTGCGCCCATGGCAATTTGGAAAAACAACCACCGAAGCTAGCTATTCATAAATGCAGCTGTCTTAGTCCTCTCACTTATccaatctctctctctctctctttgtggTCTAAAGGGCGCCTGCTCTTTCGCTCATGCCGAGGAGAGTTCTTGGCCAATGCTcgacatatgtatattgattttttttaatgttttggGATGCTGCTGCCGAAATAAACTTGCCGTCTCTCAGTCTCTTTTCGAACGCCATAGCGTGCCGTGGCCAAACGTACGggaaccaaaccaaaccaaacaaaaatcaGGCACAGACAGAGCCTAAAATATTGCCAAATATTCAAGTTTGTTTCTAattggttgttgttggtattttttttcataCTTTTCCGTTCGGTGCGGCACGAAAAGCTGCGACGTCTTTCTAAATTTAGCAACCGGTGTATTATTCTATAGTAGGGTGTTGTGTGTACTATATACTTCCCCAAAAACTCAATCCTAGCGACGAACTACGCCCCAAGCCGCCCACACCCCTGCAGCCACACAACCCCTTTCAACTAGGCGCGCGCGCGCCCCACTCATAATTTAGACATATTTGAGATACATAAATCCTCCTCAGAACATCCGTATATCgggcattaaaaaaaaataacaaaaaaaaaggcaacaaagcATAAGCAAAAGTCTTGAGATATAATCAACActcaaaaacacacaaaatgccCACTTCGAACACAATTGTGCTGAAGAGCCTCTCCGTGCTGCTGGGCCTCTTCTTTATCTTCGTGGGCGCGCTAAAATTAACCCCACACATTAGTAAGGATCTCTACAAGGATTTGGTGAGTGAAAAATCGATGCAACTTGAAATCGACAGCCTCAAATTATGTTGAATTCACCGATTCAATCATTAttatttcgtttcttttttatgttgttttgtGTGGCCGTAAGTGAAATTTGATGAAATGGTCCAATAAATACACATATGACATTCAGAGTGCACTTATATAACTGgaataaatttattgaaaagtaCATTTAAGttcaaattgcaaaatattaTACAAATGACTAATCATTTTACATTGAACTCAACCTCGCCAATGCCAGACATTGGcattcaaaaaaatatatacaatatatatattgttttttgtttttcggaATGATCTTCAAACATATTCAAAATCATAGAGGAAGAAACACAAATGACATTCATATACttctatatattatatttatatacataaatatatatttatggaggtgttaatattttattatttaggAAAATATCAATTAATGTttaatggaaaatatattttttcccaATTCACCTTTATCCCCTTCTCCAATCAAAATAATGCTATTGGTTCCACAATCCCCTTGTTTTGCAAtgcatctacatacatatgcatgtattttcaaaaattttaaatatgtagtatatacaaatacgatatatgtacatacatacatatatgtatatgaaaagTCTCCCAAACCATATAGATTTGTTTGTATTCAAACAGCTGTTCAAGTTTTAATACCACTCACAATTCAAATCAATTTCTTGTTTACATTTTGTAAATAGTTTAGGacgctaaaaacaaaaaaaaataaaccaaaaaggTAACCAGGGTACTTTTAGTACTACTTTCCCTTTTTCTTTTACGATAAGTTTTCAGCATTTtggcaatttttatttgtttatcgCTTTACTTCTTGCGCATAGTTTTGTGTATTTtcattaacaaaatatttcgCATTGCAATGCTCTGGCAAGGAGAGCGAGCGCCAAAATGACgtatgtaatttttgtattatatttaaaGACTTagaaatgtacatacatacatatgtatgtatgtatatttgcacGTGTGGGCATCGATTTAAATTGGCATTGCATTGATTGCAAGCCAttttcacttttaatttatgtttgcGTCTTTGCACATTCTTCATCATCGCATTTTAGGGCAAACAAATGGCAATCTCTATTGGGGGGGGTACTTGGGAATTGCCACAgaaatacatgtacatatgtatttaaaaataaacatctGCATTGCATATCGCTCGGGGCTCGCGCTCTAtgaataattataaaatttcaattataatcCCCCTTTCTCCCTTCCGCACTTTCAGCGCACCGAGTATGTAAAATATGCCAAAGTGTTCCCATTGACTGCCCTATTTGGATTAAAAGTGCCATCGAAATGGTACCGACGCACCATCGGAATTTTGGAGATTTTATGCGGATTGGCAATGGCATTGATTCCATATCGTAAGTATAATGATTAAATTAGATCGTTAAATTGGGCACTGATCACTGCTGATTTTTGAGCATTGTAAAGAAATCCATATGCATTTAGGTATTCATACATATTTGATTAGAttatatgaatgtatataaatatattcatGATTAGTATCAACAACCGAGTTCATGTTACTCAATATGTCTAGTTCCGTCTGTTCTGTGTGTTCCGTTTATATGAGCACCAACCGCAGCGTTTAATTGCCTCTTATTTTGCAATAGcaattttaatataaacaaatCTATATTCTTAAGATAGCTATTTGAAAGAAATAAATTGGCAAAGGCttgataaaatttattttacttaataaCGTCAGTGCCCCGactttctattctattctgAAATACACAA
The sequence above is a segment of the Drosophila willistoni isolate 14030-0811.24 chromosome XR unlocalized genomic scaffold, UCI_dwil_1.1 Seg143, whole genome shotgun sequence genome. Coding sequences within it:
- the LOC6646421 gene encoding transmembrane protein 60 → MTLAHRALFTWFIVLVFLILLCLRLDPRTTWNWFVTFTPLWFFDCILIIYVIIKFIRKWRNLNRLADLLLLYKWNIAGVLLTITSQVMICLTLEYPQQIPIYFTMTPLCLLLTTAIVYVGSRLGKREGWLI
- the LOC6646423 gene encoding protein brother codes for the protein MHHHQNLGEAAAALSAIHPPPYESLVMYEPPKPSFIFKIPRVVPHQKSKFETDELFRRLSRESEVRYTGYRERSIDERRMRFVNDCRKGYAELSFVASGTNIQLYFNANHNPYTQDQECDFEKERGKVHLRSNFIMNGVCVRFRGWLDLERLDGVASLEYDEERALHENAQLCEQVANYNQRMVESKRIYAPQDEVPGRGPVGW
- the LOC6646420 gene encoding coatomer subunit alpha, with amino-acid sequence MLTNFESKSARVKGLSFHPKRPWILTSLHSGVIQLWDYRMHTLLEKFDEHDGPVRGVAFHQQMPLFVSGGDDYKIKVWNYKQRRCIFTLLAHLDYVRTVAFHHEYPWILSASDDQTIRIWNWQSRNCICVLTGHNHYVMCAQFHPTEDQIVSASLDQTVRVWDISGLRKKNVAPGPGGLDDHLKGHPGATDLFGQADAVVKHVLEGHDRGVNWASFHPTLPLIVSGADDRLVKLWRMNEYKAWEVDTCRGHYNNVSSVLFHPRQDLIISNGEDRSIRVWDMTKRQCLFTFRRDNERFWILTAHPTLNLFAAGHDGGMVVFKLERERPAYAVHGNMLYYVKDRFLRKLDFTTTKDTVVMQLRPGKSPVYSMSYNPALNAVLICTRTNNLENSTYDLCQIPKDTDSQTESDSKRSSGITAIWVARNRFAVLDRNQQLVIKNFKNEVTKKIPTFCEEIFYAGTGMLLIRDPEFVTLYEVQRLVSVGSIKLAKCRYVVWSPDMSLVALLCKHSVTICDRRLQYLCTVQENCRVKSGAWDESGVFIYTTSNHIKYAITNGDHGIIRTLDLPIYLTRVKGTQVFCLDRECRTRVLHIDPTEYKFKLALIQRKYDEVLHMVRNARLVGQSIIAYLQQKGYPEVALHFVKDEKTRFGLALECGNIEIALEAAKALDDKNCWDRLGQAGLLQGNHQVVEMCYQRTKNFDKLSFLYLITGNLEKLKKMNKIAEIRKDVSAQYQGALLLGDVRERVNILKNCGQLSLAYLTAATHGLEELTESLGTAITDQGHSLPEVNDNAQLLQPPVPIQQLETNWPLLSVSKGFFEGAMVTRAGTSATARQALNINADAAVLDEHNGGGDGWGADADLGLDEDGDDEMHDALSTDDPQGGGGEDGAGWDVGDDDLVVPEELASKIKASALDSNYYAAPNKGLSPAQQWANNSPLVLDHIKAGSFESAFRLLNDQLGVVNFKPFKTLFLHSYACSRTSYTANPNLESLSGYPLRNFGETNVKLQRPALGIKLNDLVARLQAGYQLTTSGKFTEAIEKFHSILISIPLLVVETKLDTAEAQQLLKICSEYIVGLKMETDRKGMPKSTLEEQKRICEMAAYFTHCKLQPVHQILTLRTALNMFFKLKNYKTAASFARRLLELAPRPDVAQQVRKILQACEVNPIDEHQLQYEEFNPFNICGISWKPIYRGKPEVTCPFCGSSYEPQYKGRLCTVCEVSQIGKDCIGLRISNLQFR
- the LOC6646419 gene encoding protein big brother, with protein sequence MMNEAAALANMIPYDTIGLYEQPKPRFIFKMPRVVPDQKSKFESDELFRRLSRESEIRYTGYRERSIEERQVRFLNGCREGHTETSFVASGTNLQLVFNANQNPYLHDKECDFEKEHGKVHIKSYFIMNGVCVRFRGWLDLERLDGVGCLEYDERRAMHEDAILRDQIDRYNQRLREFEDTKRAYRDNRQDEMEAVRRGVASGGIGVGASMWRR
- the LOC6646422 gene encoding nucleolar protein dao-5, which translates into the protein MSLVAYAASSDEDSENDEPVLSKVTESTKNHISDDDDDYVPQEVTLNQLKSSSGRFALALPKPKVSAASSPEEEDNVEGTSVFATLPTPRSTVATAEEADDEFLHKKPSALVGSEELEKPPPLPTKRSVKISIPSLRDFSDVDKEISEKLKSRKNEVKTNTPKGSGLLSLLPQAKSERNFSKTDLAVAAQKPQTVHATKTSVAASPFVPDTVKQRRAAHNTEAVDGVKKIIAPHKKSNTARPSATSLVAVSDSEDGDDDDDDGDFFSLNSEHRLPEVSSNEINALVAKRAARMAEASNKYLENVTERQVPEEESQEHDRQAENEHHLRQIQARNRDVQLNAEAMDALVGKNAKRRRKEAKGMQVIEISGSEVHPNREEWMRTALASSTTFQPTGVLTDEEPVAGTRRKHQITYLAHKAKANEAELQAMWSANRNTRRVTQSKYGF
- the LOC6646424 gene encoding novel acetylcholine receptor chaperone, giving the protein MPTSNTIVLKSLSVLLGLFFIFVGALKLTPHISKDLYKDLRTEYVKYAKVFPLTALFGLKVPSKWYRRTIGILEILCGLAMALIPYHKVKNAANITLLVLMVLGIYQHWMVSDPFERSGPALVFTFMLGGRLVVWYQTARLTEELEAATQTQANGAKQD